Proteins from a single region of Juglans microcarpa x Juglans regia isolate MS1-56 chromosome 5S, Jm3101_v1.0, whole genome shotgun sequence:
- the LOC121267891 gene encoding probable aquaporin PIP1-4, with protein sequence MEGKDEDVRLGANRYRERQPIGTTAQSQDVKDYQEPPPAPLFEPGELSSWSFYRAGIAEFVATFLFLYITVLTVMGVARSPKKCSSVGIQGIAWAFGGMIFALVYCTAGISGGHINPAVTFGLFLARKLSLTRAVFYMIMQCLGAICGAGVVKGFQKTQYERLGGGANTISKGYTKGDGLGAEIVGTFVLVYTVFSATDAKRNARDSHVPILAPLPIGFAVFLVHLATIPITGTGINPARSLGAALIFNKDQAWDDHWVFWVGPFIGAALAALYHQMVIRAVPFKSK encoded by the exons atggaGGGGAAAGATGAAGATGTGAGGTTGGGTGCAAATAGGTACAGGGAGAGGCAACCTATTGGAACAACTGCTCAGAGCCAAGACGTCAAGGACTACCAGGAGCCACCTCCGGCACCGCTCTTTGAGCCTGGAGAGCTGTCATCATGGTCCTTTTACAGGGCTGGCATAGCCGAGTTTGTGGCCACATTCTTGTTCCTTTACATCACTGTTTTGACAGTGATGGGTGTGGCCAGATCACCGAAAAAGTGTTCTTCGGTGGGGATTCAAGGCATTGCTTGGGCTTTTGGTGGGATGATCTTTGCTCTTGTTTATTGCACTGCTGGGATTTCAG GTGGTCATATTAACCCTGCAGTGACTTTTGGGCTGTTCTTGGCAAGGAAGCTCTCGCTGACCAGGGCGGTGTTTTACATGATAATGCAGTGTTTGGGAGCCATCTGCGGTGCTGGTGTGGTAAAGGGCTTCCAGAAAACCCAGTACGAGAGGCTTGGTGGTGGTGCCAATACTATAAGCAAGGGATACACTAAAGGTGATGGCCTTGGAGCCGAGATTGTTGGCACCTTCGTCCTTGTCTACACTGTCTTCTCCGCCACCGATGCCAAGCGAAATGCCCGAGATTCCCACGTCCCT ATCTTGGCGCCACTGCCTATTGGGTTTGCTGTATTTCTGGTTCACTTGGCCACCATCCCCATCACAGGGACAGGTATCAACCCAGCCCGGAGTCTCGGGGCAGCCCTTATTTTCAACAAAGACCAAGCTTGGGATGATCAT TGGGTATTCTGGGTAGGACCATTCATCGGGGCAGCACTTGCTGCTTTGTATCATCAGATGGTGATCAGGGCCGTTCCATTCAAGTCTAAATGA